CAAGGTTCTCGATGCCGAGGCCTTCGGCATGGTCGAAAGCCAGCCCTCCGAATAAGGATTTTTTCTATGACCAGAGAAAGCAACTACCGACCGAAGAGGTTCGCGGTCATCGGCGCAGGCCCCGTGGGCGGGATCGTCGCCGCCTTTCTGGCCAGGGGCGGCTATGAAGTCACGCTCTGCGACGTCGTCCCCGCCCTTCTCGAACCGGCCCTCGATCCCGGCATCATCCTGGAGGGGACCGACAACTTCCAGGCACGGGTCGCCAGGGTGACCACCCGGGTGGACGACCTCTGCACCGCCCCCCCCGACGTGGTCATCATCGCCGTCAAGGCGACGGCCCTGCCCATCATCACCTCCGCCCTTGAAAATTTCGTCGGCGAAGGACGTTACGTCGTCAGCTGGCAGAACGGCATCGACACCGAACGGGTCCTCTCCCAGTACCTCGGATCGAAACCGGTCATGCGCGCGGTCGTCAATTTCGGCAGCGTGCCGGTGAGCCCCGGTCACATACGCCTGGCATTCCACCACCGCCCCCACTACATCCAGGAGCTTCATCCGGAGTCCCGGGACGCCGCCGTCGGCATCAGCAACGTTTTCACCGAATGCGGGCTCGACACCCTGCATACCGACCAGATTCGTAACATGGTGTGGACCAAGGCGGTCAACAACTCGTGCATGAATCCGGTCTGCGCCGTCACCGGCAAGACCATGGCCGAGGTCATCAACGATCCCATCCTCTTCAACCTGGTCGACAATCTGCTCAAGGAGGGGGTTGCCGTAGCCCGGGCCAACGAACTCAGCCTCGGTCCCGACTTCTACCCCGACTGCATCGACTACATCCAGACCGCCGGACAGCACAAACCCTCCATGCTTCAGGATATCGAAGCGGGCCGCTCCACCGAAGTCGACTACATCAACGGCAAAATCATCGAGTATGCCGCCCGGGCGGGGATGGCCGCGCCGTACAACACGGCCCTTCGCAGCCTGGTGAAGGCCCTCGAGCCCAAATAATCAGAGTGATTTTTTACCACAGAGGCACAGAGACACAGAGACACAGAGAAATTCAACAAGA
The Desulfuromonas sp. TF DNA segment above includes these coding regions:
- a CDS encoding ketopantoate reductase family protein yields the protein MTRESNYRPKRFAVIGAGPVGGIVAAFLARGGYEVTLCDVVPALLEPALDPGIILEGTDNFQARVARVTTRVDDLCTAPPDVVIIAVKATALPIITSALENFVGEGRYVVSWQNGIDTERVLSQYLGSKPVMRAVVNFGSVPVSPGHIRLAFHHRPHYIQELHPESRDAAVGISNVFTECGLDTLHTDQIRNMVWTKAVNNSCMNPVCAVTGKTMAEVINDPILFNLVDNLLKEGVAVARANELSLGPDFYPDCIDYIQTAGQHKPSMLQDIEAGRSTEVDYINGKIIEYAARAGMAAPYNTALRSLVKALEPK